The Lodderomyces elongisporus chromosome 6, complete sequence region AGTACCAGGAGAAACGGTAGTGGGAAAAGCGGGTGGTGGTAGAAATAGTGTGTATCTGTCAATTTTATCACACCAGTTTGCACGACCTTGACATTTTCTTAAGAGCTGACAATctacaaacaaagaaaagtttgCTTTGTTATTGACAATAAGAGTGGAAACAATTGTTTATAAGATTTCTATAACATTTCcttacatttttttttattattttttttcctttacaACCTTCTCCACCAACTTGCATCTCAGCATATCGTGATGGCTGAATGTTGGCATTATAATAGTaagataataaaaaaaaaaagaaaaagaaaaagaaaggccACCAAGGAACATACAGTTTGATTTAGAGGCTCGAGACTCTTCAAGTTGATCTTTTTCTCATCCTTGAATTTACATGTTCTGagatggaaatgaaaattttcctatttattttcattttttttttttgttttttttggctcgAGACTCTAACAAAATAACCATTGAATTAAAATATTCATTCATCTATGTAATTTTCAACTCTCAAATTTCTAACAGTCATTGTAAAAGGGCCTCTACTATAATCAGTAAGACCACCGCTCCATGCAATCGTGTCTTTATTTTGCGTATCTTCTCCTGCCCACAAACTAAAGATCACTCTCATTGGTGATGTAGGCATTCCATGTTTGTTACCCCTAATCAACTCTCGTACTGGTACATCATTCAAGAACCAAactattttttcaaaagtccATTCGCACCCATATTTGTAGAATTGGTCATGCGACAGGTGTATTGGTAAATTGTGAAAGTCACCTCTATCATACGTTGTGGTATTACCCttgatgaaaaagtttGTTTGGTATCGGTATGGATCACTACCTAATATTTCAGCAATATCAATCTCATCCAAATCTTTGCTCTGTAAATATAATGAACTCACTAACCCACTACCATGTGATCCTTTAATCTCAGCCTCAACTTTACCGTACATAATATATTCAGTTGAAACTAAAGATGGATTATCAAATGGTTTTTTGATTGTCATTTGCAAACCCTTGGAACTAAAATTTATACCGTCGTGAGAATATTTTACTGATAAAAATTCAGTACCTTTGGTTAGGGATTCAAATACTGAATCGTTTATAAGGTTGTAATTTTCATGGTAATATTCTTTTGATATAGAGCTGCCTTCATTACTGTCAATGTCAACACCAATGTCAACATCAATGTCAACATCAATGTCAACGTCAATGCCAATGCCATTATCAGTGTTCATATCATAATTCACGTTTATCTTATCAGCATTAGCCTCAGCGGAAAGGAAGCCAATTATGTACAAAAGGGTAATCACAAAATTTAGTCTCATAATATCTGTAATAATGGTACCTTGATTGGCTTATTTGTATAAGTAAAAGTACAGAAAATAGAAGTAGAGGTACTGGTGATGATTAAAAAAGTTTTGCAGCCACAATGTAGTATAACATAGCACAACACAACATAACACAATATAGCTCaacggaaaaaaaaaggaacagAAGAACCGACTTCAATGCAACGTTGCAATAAACAATTTTTAGGACCATCActaacaaaagaaaatcaaaacaggaagaaagaaaaaaaataatattaataataataataaaaaaattacaacaaAAATCATTGCCAAAAGATCAGGAACAACGCGTAATTAGCCATTTAAAGTATATACAACTTATTTCAACACCTTTTAGTTGATACGAAATGTTGACAGATATCCACAGAGTGTTACTCACATATATCCGCTCAGTTAAAGCAATACAATTGAACTCTCTTTTAGAGGCGTTCACACTTATTATACAACGCCTTCATCCCGAACATGAACATGAACATGAACATGAACATGAAAGTGAATCTGGACACAATGCCATAAACAGTCCCAGCATAGAGCCTTCTCGTGATGCGCTCGAACAGTATATACGTGAAATCAATGCGGAAATTACGAAACAAGGGTTCAAGATTGATCGCAAAAACGATGAATTAAACGGGACACtctattttatatttatcaaCACCGCCATGGATGAGATCATAAAGCAAACAACAATCTACACACACATGGAACTCGTTGCGATTAAAAACTTAATTGAGGAGATTATTGAAGCAGAACATTTTGCATTTAGTTTACCACGAAGTAATGCTCAGCAGATTGTACTGTCTCATTTAAGCCGGCCTTTGAAAGAACTGAGCTATTTTATCGATCGATTAATTGATGAAGGATGGTTCAAAGCAACTTTAGATGATCGCTTGATCTTGTCTATAAATAGCTTATGCGAATTAAAACAATACCTTTTGGAAACTTATGGTAATACAAATTCAAGCGAAGGAAatagaagagaaaatagaaGCCAAGATAGAGATATAGTGGATGGAGGAAATGGCCCAGAAAGcaaattgttgatttgcCGACAGTGTAAAGAACTAGTTACTCTAGGGGTTTTATccattgaaaaagatgctTTCCATAGAAGATGTTATGAAGTTTATTGCAGAAACAATAGAATAGAAGCAAATGAAGATAATTTGCTACGGGTTGGTGCTGACCCATCGACACTATAATGCCTACTAATTGGTGctatttttccaattttccACTCCTTCCTGCACCTGCACCTCCCCCTCCTTTTCCCGCCCTTCcttttcaaatccaaaatcAGTCCTCAAAAGAGTCTAAATATTGCGCTTCTACTTCGTCTAGCACATCCCAATACCATTCTTCAATGACTTGTTCGTCATATCGATCACTCAAGGGTTTATAAGTTCCattttgtatgtttggTGGATATTCAAAATCGGGACCCGCATTTAAGGAGGCAACACCATTATTGAAAACAGAGATCATTGGGTAGTACCCAAGAGTGTTATCATCGGTATTTTTATAATTTGGGTTTGCCAGTTGCTTGACATTAGCTTCTAAGTTcatttcatcaacatcttcaATGTTTGTTGGAAGAAAGGAATAGAGGTCATCAATAGTTCCTTGCTCAATACCATTTTTGAACACTCGGATCTGAGCATTTGCAATTATAGgtatattttttgtcttgtcATCCATTTCAATAATCGCTTTTTCCCCAAACACAGTGACAGGATTGAGTAGATGGTCCattgtctttgtttttgtgtaTTCAAATTGATCATAGTAAAGCACACCTTTAGACTTTGTTGGAATTTGGTCTCTAACAATGTTGTTAAATTCGTTAAACTTAATGTTTGCCTCTACACCTTGTTCCATTTGCTCTATATCTCTTAAACCCCCTGCACCACCAGCATTTCCCACAGCAgtgctttttttattcttggttttcctctttttagATTTGTGTTCAACAGGTatctccaattttttttcttccacaTAACGATTCAATTGttccttttgttctttcaaACTTGGTAATTCAACCAAAAGGCCAATAACATCGCCAGTCTTAAATCCATCCTCATAAACACACTGCTTTTTGCGTCGACTGGTAAACATCAATTGCCCATCAATGTCCCTTAATCCGTACCCATACCCATCGTAACCTACAGGAGCTTCCAAAGcagcttcttttcttgcaaTTCCAATCCTTACATGGCTGTCTTTTTTATCATTACCACTAttaccagcaccagcaccaccagcaccaccagcaccaccagcaccagcaccagcaccattACCACTAGAGGCAGCATTATTACGATCATTGCCATCGTCATTATAATCATTGGCTTTCACAATTTTGAATTCAAAATAGTACTTCCCCTCGCGTATACAGACATTTGCTCTAGCCGATCTCCATCCTTCCAGTGTAGTTATGGTCTTGCAATCTTTGCTAAATAAGATCCCCGTGGACCGATCAAATAGGTTTATGCAAGCGTCATACGGTGGCAAGTCTGTAGTTGCATAAAAATTTGAAGTGAACACCGGCAGTGGTCTACAAAGTTTATACTTGAATCCACGCCTATTTACAGGAAGGTCCTCGACTTGGTaaaattgtatattttttatattggTAGATGTTTGAAATGGTTGTGGCGGAGGAGTTGGATAAACATCCAGAAACTTGAATGGCATGGGCTTTAGTCGTGGGTGTACTACAACATTATGTGCTTTCTGCTTACTGTTTGAAGTATGGGCCATGGAAGGAACAAATGTAGAAATAGAGGATGTGCCTGGTTGATTGAACCTTCCTGATTGGACCTCATGTGGCCCTCTACCCAATTCTGGTGTCGTTTTGAGCTCATTCATATTAAATATATGTTGCAATTAATAAAGTGGTTGATAATATGAAATTGATAACTTTGGTGAtgtactttattttttaaactcAGGAGGACAACTTTGCAAAACTACAAGCTCTAAGAATACCgctaatattttttttgttttccggCTAAATGCGCGTGGAGATGGAACCGAAATTGCGAGagggaaaacaaattacaTCCATACCGTCAAGCCTGCCCTAAAATTTAAGAGTAAAGTGATTACCAGaatcaaacaaaacaaaacaaaagaaaaaggaaaaggataaagaaaaagataaaagaaaaagaaaaagaaaaagaaaaagaaaaagaaaaagaaacaacaaaagaacaaagtaTACTCAAACTTTAAAGTGTctaaaaagaaatcaatGATCCGCTATACCCCATGTATCACCATGACCaccattttttattccgCTTGGCTTCAGCTTCTTCGCTTTGTCTTGTAGCACGTCCTGTATCTCTTAACAATGCAGTACTTTTCACCAACACTTTCccatctttattttcaagCGTGCTTTCCAACTCTACAGTCCGCTTATCCAATTTCCCaccttcttttactttGGTTTTTACAATCAAAAACTGGTTAGCAAATGTTGGCCGTTTGTAGTTGATAGTAAGGTTCTCTACCATATAATCATCCTTAAGATTCGATTTAGTATGCTGATTCAAAGAAGCATTCCTTTTGAATGTTTCATTCAATAAAGTTGCAATGATTCCACCGTGGACTATAAATGGATATCCACAGAGCCTATAACCGCAATGAACAATGGCTACTCCTTCATCGGTTGCAATATTGTGAAATATTATTGGCTTGATGAGGATTCCTCCTGGTTTTTGAAGCGTATGGTTTGTGAGCTCAGGAGTATGGTACTCTTGCTGAGTCTTGATTTTCGCAGATGCACGAAATTCATCGTCACCATCATTTTTCTTGAGATCAGCTTCACCACTGTTTGTAGAGCTGGAATCAGCCTTGTTACCATTTTGATTATCCAACAAATTACGATCGAGATTCTCCCAGCTCAGCAATTTGAACCATTGATGTGCATGTTTTGGATGGGATAGTTTCTGATAGATGGCAAGATTCTTTAACTGGTGCTCTAATTTCAAGGGAAGAAACTTATTCTGTGGGTCATTTTCGTCGATATGAGTGTATTTCTCGTAATAGTTGAAAAGTGTTTCGTTGTAGGATAAGTATGAACCcaatataaaaaacaagGCTGTTGTTTTCCAGTTGATCCATTTCGAATTTCCAGGTCGTTTAGGTAAGTGGGCCAAGGGAGATACATTTCCGGAACGTGTGGCATAAAATCGTGTTGTGCTGGTAGGATAGACTGAGGTGTGAGTTCTCAATGATATTCGCAATTGAGAGATTGAAGGTTTGACTGTCATTTTTGCAATCGAGGAGCAAACTATCAATGTGTATTTTAACGTGTGTTGTAACGTGTATTAAAATCAACTGTCGATTTCAAATTGTCACAATGATTTCAGTGTGGTGTTAGTGACAACAGAGATCTCGATATCAAAAATAGTATTGAGCGGGGAAAAAATTCTATTGCGAGATTGTCAACCACACTAATTTCAATTGAAGCTGGTTTAACATGACTCTCATATCtaatattctttttgcagAGCGACAAAacgaaaaacaaaataaatactaccacaacaacatttaacaacaacaccaccaccatcaccaaaagaatttcaaaaaaaaaacaacaacaacaacattgaaagaagatagaaagaaatttaCAAAATAACTCGCAACTTCGCATTTGACTTCTTCATGTTGATGTGCAaacatgaaaaaaaaacaaagcagaACAAAGATAATAATGTAGTCTTAAAATTTTTTAGCTCCAATGCCCTTTTCTAATCATGGAATACAAATTGAATAGATATCTCACTACATTCGCGTCAAACTTATGTATCCGTTGAGGACCTATattaacaataaaaaagttATATAATTCTATAATATATctgaaataaaatgaagTAAAAAATGAACACTTGATGCATCATCATTAAAAAATAGTCGTTAAAGTATGAATAATTGGATGGGTTGATATAGATGTAGTTGTAAttgtaattgttgttgatgttgatgttgatgccAATTTTCCTATTCTCCAATCTTTGAGTTCTAATTCGTAAAGAATAGTGGAAATTGAAcatctgttttgtttctttgtttcttttgtttctttttctccttgATTTCCCCCCTTGAACACAATTCTCCTCCAAAAAGACATGTGTGTTGAAAATGTCTAACTTGCAAATGAGAATTGAGCCAATGgtgcttgtttttttttggtttttttaagttttaatttttaaattttcaaagaaaaagattttaATAATGATACCAGCatgtcaaaaaaaagagtccaaaaaaaaagaagggacACAACAGACTTAGTATCTGTAAATGTCAGCTTTGAATGGACCTTCCTTTGGAATACCCAAGTATTCAGCTTGAACATCAGTCAAAGTAGTCAATCTGGCGTTCAAGTGGTCCAAGTGACATTTGGCAACAGTTTCGTCCAAAATCTTTGGCAACAAGTGAACGTTGACGTCGAATGGACCAGTCTTTGCAAACTCTGGGAATTTCTCTTTGAACTCCTTGTTCTTGTCATTGAACAATGCAATTTGTGCCAAGACTTGGTTAGAGAATGAACAAGACATGACGAATGAGGAGTGACCAGTAGCACAACCCAAGTTGACCAATCTACCGTCAGCCAAAAGGATAATGTGACGACCATTCTTCATCAAGTATCTGTCAACTTGTGGCTTAATGTTGACAACAGACTCAGCGTTGGCTTTCAACCAAGCAACATCGATTTCAATGTCAAAGTGACCAATGTTACAAACAATGGCATCTTCTGGCATTTTCTCAAAGTGCTTTCCAACAATGATATCTCTACAACCGGTGGTTGTAACAAAGATTTGACCAATTGATGCAACCTCATCCAAAGGTGCGACTTGGTAACCAGAGACAGCAGCTTGCAAAGCATTAATTGGGTCAATCTCGGTAACGATAACTCTAGCACCCATACCTTGCAAGGCCATAGCACAACCTTTTCCAACATCACCGAAACCAGCAACAACGGCAACCTTACCAGCAATCATAACATCGGTGGCTCTCTTGATACCGTCAATCAATGATTCTCTACAACCGTACAAGTTGTCGAACTTGGACTTGGTGACAGAGTCGTTAACGTTGATGGCTGGGACCTTCAATTTACCATCTCTCAAAGCCTTGTACAAGTGGTGGACACCGGTAGTGGTCTCTTCGGATAAACCGTAACAGTCTTCCAACATTTCTGGGTATTTTTCGTGAACCAATGAGGTCAAGTCACCACCATCGTCCAAGATCAAGTTCAATTTCTTACCGTCCTTGAAGGCAAACAATTGTTGTTCAATACACCATTGGTACTCTTCCTCGGTTTCACCTTTCCAGGCAAACACAGGAacaccagcagcagcaatagcagcagcagcatgGTCTTGAGTTGAAAAGATGTTACAAGAAGTCCAAGTAACTTCAGCACCCAAAGCAACAAGAGTCTCAATCAAGACAGCGGTTTGGATGGTCATGTGCAAACAACCTGCAATTCTTGCACCTTTCAATGGTTGAGATGGACCGTACTTCTTTCTGATGTACATCAAACCTGgcatttcattttcagaCAATTCAATGTCCTTTCTACCGAAGGCAGCTAAGGAGATGTCGGCGACTTTGTAGTTACTAgccattgttgtttttataaaaaaaaagggggggtGATTAATCTAGATTTGTAGATAGGGTGGTGGAATACCTGTAAAGATCTAGGATaaggagagaaagaggaagaaagaaaagaagaaaaaggaaaaaaaaagaggaagaagaaaaagagggaaaagagAGGGAAGAGGAATAAAATTAATGAAAAGGATGTTGGATCTTGTGAAAATTTACTTTGTTGAGCTATTGTCAGTGTCTTCTGCCCCAATTGCCCATGCGAGTCTTCAGCTCCTGTactgaaaatttttaattttagtTACACAAAATTAacgagaagagaagaaacgTGGTGGTTATATCACGTGCCCTCGTGTAGATCGTTTAGCCAGGATAgggcaaacaaaaaaaaagactacAGAATCAATATATAACCAAAAATGCAGAGTATACGGAGAATGATTCAAATCAAAGTTAAAAAGAGAgcaaagagagagagagaggaaacAGCGAGTGAAGAATGGGGTggaaggggggggggggagaagAAGGGAAATCATAAGAAACTGGcatgcaaaagaaaaacgaaTTTCAAATCTTCACAGAAATATGTTAAGTTTGACCCATAAGATGTAACAATAAGAACTAAATATATCACTCTATCTATTTTATgttatttcatttcaattCATTTTATTAATGTTCatgaaaaaataaggaattaaaaatacaatcacatttcaaatttcaaCCAATCTAGATCTTTAAACTGTAAAGCGGCTGCAGCAGTTGTATCAACGTTCTTGTCATCGGCCAAACCAGTACCACCAGTGCCACCAGCTCCGCCATTACCGCCATTACCGCTGTTATTACTTCCTTTTCCTATACCTATATTTGCATCTGCGAAATCGTAATTATTGCTACCTAGTCCTAAAGCTTGATTATTATCTTGTTGCATCACTTTGGTCCCAAATATAGCATTGTCAAAGTCGACGCCCAAATTTGCGGGACTTGTGTCCTGCAGAACCCGGTTTCCATCatgctcttcttcttcatcatcaccattgTGTAGACTAGTATAgtttttgaagaaatcaTCTTCGCTCATCATTATATTGTCAACATCTAGTTCGGGTATAACTGTAGGAGTCGACATATCACCACTGATATCCAAACCACTAGTAATGTTATTCATGCTGTTCATATTGTTCGCATTGATATTCACAATATCGGAAAGTGGATCGGTAGCCATCATTACCAATTCATCATCGATACCTCTATGCTGCGCTATTGGGGGTTTACTAGCTCTATATTCCTCCAATACTTTCTGGCCTCTTGTCTTTGTTCCATTCAAAGAAGCGTATTGTCCCATTTGAttgacaaaagaagaagaagaagaagcaccCAATgaactgttgttgttattggtgttgttggatAAACCAGTAATTGAATTGGGGTTTGGAGCAAGATCAGTAATTTCAAGAGGCGTTTCTGGCACAGAATTGGGCGTAGTTGAACTAGGTTGATGTTGActttgctgctgttgctgataTTGGTTTGGATGTTGCAAATGTCCTAGACCAGCAGAATATGAGCCTGGTGAATAATATGAATTAGGGGTATCGACAAATTCATTATTTGTGTAAATTTGCGAGTTAATAGTATTTGTGTTCATGTGATTATTCATAATGGTGGAGGCACTATTCTGTCTAGATAACAGCGATCTTTGCTGCTGAGGTGCTCTAAATTGGGTTGATACTGGatattgctgctgctgctgctgctgttgttgttgttgttgctgaggCATATCAAAATAGCTGGCTTGAGAATAACGTTGATTAAGCATATTGACGTTGCCCATTGTGAGTGAATTTGTTGGCGTAGAAATGGATCCATTCTTCCTATTTGGTATGTTTACCAAAGAAGTTCTTCTActcaatgatgatggtgcTGAAATGAGAgaattgtttctttttaatgCGTAAGTTGGgtattgctgctgctgctgctgcagttgttgttgcagttgttgttgttggtgacTTGTTAGCGAAACTAAAGAATCGGCtctatttttattgttgaatgatgatgaagtaGCACCTATTCCAGCAGAACCAGCTGCAGCAGCAAGTCCCATAGCATGTACATTTAACTCcgacttttttcttttaaatgGCTGATTGCAATCCACAGTATATGAATATGACGAGGCTGCCGAAGACGAGGCTGAACATGGCGATGTTTCCAGATTTGACGTCTGCTGCTGATTTgacgaagatgaagaaggtatTGCTATAGCCTTGCTTTTGAATGAATTGTTCAAGTTTGTCGAACTTGCTGGTTTGGGCAATATCAATACATTTTTATACCTCTGGCTCTGACTCTGACTATGGTTCTGGCTCTGTGTTGAAAATGACGAGTTCATGAAATTGTTTGGCACAGAAGATCCCATTTGCATGTTTGCAGGCGATGGTGCTATCGCTATTGGTAGttgtcttttttgattcaaAGATTCACGATATGAGGTTGATGtggctgctgttgttgccaAGGAAGTGGAATGTGTACCATTACCTGAACCAAAGGTGCGAGGAAATGATGTTGACATTGCCATGGACATTGACATGGGGTTCATTCCTACTGAGCTTGATACGCTATTTGACACTGAGGTTTTTCTCgagtttctctttttgatAACATCGGTTTTCATCGATAATGGACGAGTGGTTCcatgaagtttgaggaacAAGCCACAAGCATTACACAACGTGTTTCCCTCTGCATCTTTTCTCCAAAGAGGCGTCTTTTGAGTTTTACAGTTGAAGcaagtggtggtggtggtggtggtggtggtgccaACATCAGCAGGTTGTGAGAGTGGATTCAGACTCAGCTGTTGCAGATTATCCAGTTGCTTTGGTTTTTCCAGTTGTTCCAGTTGTTCCAGCTCTTCCAGTTTCTCCAATTTGTCCAGTTTTTCcagttgctgctgctgttgctgttgctgttgttgctcgtttttcatctttgtcAATGAAGAAGTGAGGTTGGATTTTGGCGGTGCTTTTATAGTGTTCATATCCGATTGCAATGATGAGTTTGTTGATAATTTCGATGATGCATTAGAGTTGTGTCGAGATGCAGAGCTCGAGTCTTCCGAGTTTGGAGTGAATACTTTGGCGTAATCAacattttgttgttgagacGGGCTTGCAGATACATGTCTATGAATTTGGggttcttctttctttattgtcATTTGCTTCTCATCAGACTGGTTTGAGTGATTTGCGTttgatgttgatattgatgttgatgttggtgaGGTGTTATTCAGTAGGTTACTTGGTTGGAATGAACTCTTTGTATTTAAATGGTGTATTTCATCCATAGACAATGGAGATAGTAGGTCCAAAACGTTCTTGTCATTATACAGCAGTAACAGTATCGGTAGTTGGGTCTGCATCAGCAGTTGTGTTTGAGAATGCAGTTTATCCTGCAGCAACAGTGCATGCGAAAGTGAAGATGGTTGCGACAGTTCAGATGCTGGGTTAGggttattttcttttttgatgtGTGTATTTGCATTCCCAATTTGAACCATGCGGTGTAGCTGGGTCCTGCTGTTTGCTTTCCGCAACTGTCTATTTTCTACTCTTGATTGTAAGTTGAGAAGTTTCTTTGCCGAGTAAAAGATATCCACCAAGGAAGGACCTGAGTCAAGAAAATGCGAGTTTTTGGCAGACTGTGTAGCTTGTGTAGCTTGCGAATCTTTGCTAGAATATAAAAACTTGGTATTGTCCATGTTCTTCCCTTCAGTGTACAATGGTGTTGATTTTACTGGCGTGATGGTTGCTGAAGTATTGAGTTTGTCGACATGGTACGTGTTGGAGCCTTTTAAAAGCTCACTTGATGAGGACGAAGAAGGTGGCATTATATCACCTCAAAAGGTTGTTATGAAGGAGATGAAGgagatgaagaaggaaatgaaTAATTGTAGTATATGGTATATGGTTTGGTAATTGTAGTTCCAGATTTGAAgaatcttttcttctttgtctcttCTCTTATAAGATGTATGGTAaatgtgtgtgtctgtgtgtgtggggagaaagaaaagttaaTGGAGTGttatgaagaaaagaaagttgGCCAAGGGATCAAGAGTGCTAAAGTTCTTGCCTGTGATGATACTTGAGTAATAGTCACCTGTTAGATGGGTCCAGGTAAAtggtatgtgtgtgtgtgtgttgacTTTCAGAGCAAaagggaagaagaagtagaagaagtgaaagaaaaataaaagaaacagcTAATATGCCAAGTCAAAATTTCTGAGGGTATccaatgtgtgtgtgtgtgttttttattttattttatttgatttgtattaaaaactttttcttcttttaagGTACTCTTTTTGGGGGTTTTTTGACTTGGTACTTAATTTGCTTAAACAATATTAGTATGTATTACTAGGTATTAGTATGTATTACTTATTATTACACTTGATGCTTTAATTTTTGGGCTTATTACTATGACTATTACAATTAACTGGCTACTTGGAACTAGAATTGGAACTGGTGCTAGTACACCAACCACTGCAaaaattatataaataaaaaaaaaaagaagtataATAAAGCAAAATAGTAATATAGGATGCACAACATATTAGGCTCTGAGCATAGTACAATACTTgccattttctttacttgtTCCCTACTCTTTGACATTTATATGACTTGTGTCAGTTGACTTATAAATATTTTTAcattttacattttttttttcacgaCAATTAATATACAACATTACACGACCTCTATCCCCCCACCTCACACCTCTACACACAAAACTTATTTTTTACAAAGTTTCAATTTAGAGGACGAACATCCCTGCAGACAAAACAGCTTAGGTGTGCAAACCTTTTCTCtgctttttattttttttcatttttttttttggtttcccTAATACCTTATAAGAAGGAATATTCAAACCTGTTATTTCCCTCCGCCCTCCCTTTGCTTTGCATCGCACGAAACAAACAACcctgtctctctctctccttgAGTACATTTGGATTTGTCCTTTTGTCCTTTTGTCCTctgtctttttgtttctttttgtttgttttatcTGTTTATTTtagatttttttgttgcGCTAAGGTACCTGCCACAAACCTTGGCCGTTAACGCTTTGGAACTGAgcgttttttgtttgtctatTCTCTCTACTTCACTATTTTACTTATTTACCATTTCTTTCCATCTTGCTTGTTACTATTGCTTTGTTCatccaatttcaattttgtggCCTGAGAAGGGTGGCTTTTTCTGACTCTGCAAAACTTCTGCGCTACATAGTTTAACTTGTCCT contains the following coding sequences:
- the GLN3 gene encoding Glutamine-repressible protein regulator — encoded protein: MPPSSSSSSELLKGSNTYHVDKLNTSATITPVKSTPLYTEGKNMDNTKFLYSSKDSQATQATQSAKNSHFLDSGPSLVDIFYSAKKLLNLQSRVENRQLRKANSRTQLHRMVQIGNANTHIKKENNPNPASESSQPSSLSHASLSQDKSHSQTQSSMQTQLPISLSSYNDKNVLDLLSPLSMDEIHHLNTKSSFQPSNLSNNTSPTSTSISTSNANHSNQSDEKQMTIKKEEPQIHRHVSASPSQQQNVDYAKVFTPNSEDSSSASRHNSNASSKLSTNSSLQSDMNTIKAPPKSNLTSSLTKMKNEQQQQQQQQQQSEKSDKLEKSEESEQSEQSEKPKQSDNSQQSSSNPLSQPADVGTTTTTTTTTCFNCKTQKTPLWRKDAEGNTLCNACGLFLKLHGTTRPLSMKTDVIKKRNSRKTSVSNSVSSSVGMNPMSMSMAMSTSFPRTFGSGNGTHSTSLATTAATSTSYRESLNQKRQLPIAIAPSPANMQMGSSVPNNFMNSSFSTQSQNHSQSQSQRYKNVLILPKPASSTNLNNSFKSKAIAIPSSSSSNQQQTSNSETSPCSASSSAASSYSYTVDCNQPFKRKKSELNVHAMGLAAAAGSAGIGATSSSFNNKNRADSLVSLTSHQQQQSQQQSQQQQQQYPTYALKRNNSLISAPSSLSRRTSLVNIPNRKNGSISTPTNSLTMGNVNMLNQRYSQASYFDMPQQQQQQQQQQQQQYPVSTQFRAPQQQRSSLSRQNSASTIMNNHMNTNTINSQIYTNNEFVDTPNSYYSPGSYSAGLGHLQHPNQYQQQQQSQHQPSSTTPNSVPETPLEITDLAPNPNSITGLSNNTNNNNSSLGASSSSSFVNQMGQYASLNGTKTRGQKVLEEYRASKPPIAQHRGIDDELVMMATDPLSDIVNINANNMNSMNNITSGLDISGDMSTPTVIPELDVDNIMMSEDDFFKNYTSLHNGDDEEEEHDGNRVSQDTSPANLGVDFDNAIFGTKVMQQDNNQALGLGSNNYDFADANIGIGKGSNNSGNGGNGGAGGTGGTGLADDKNVDTTAAAALQFKDLDWLKFEM